One Methylomonas sp. LL1 DNA window includes the following coding sequences:
- a CDS encoding dienelactone hydrolase family protein, with protein sequence MNDFFTLVNLPSALCLGLVLLLQGCATPSEKFITTATRMGFGNQLVDGMDHRHRLFSNNQAHHADAIEELHVYLDGDGTPWTRTGVADDPTPRNPLILELMATDPAASILLGRPCYYEISLSHSCNNSLWTSHRYSAEVVSSMQTALENWLSTKKVKKLVLIGFSGGGTLATLLATRIKNTSAVVTIAANLNVKAWSDYHGYLQPAGSLNPINDAHIPASVRQIHLAGLKDDNVPAKIIESFSLTQQNALYLAQPEYEHACCWIDIWPMILQTYLNQHP encoded by the coding sequence ATGAATGATTTTTTTACCCTAGTCAATTTGCCTTCAGCCCTATGCCTTGGCCTGGTCTTATTACTCCAAGGATGCGCTACACCCTCGGAAAAATTCATCACCACGGCAACCCGAATGGGATTCGGCAACCAGTTGGTCGATGGCATGGATCATAGACATCGATTGTTCAGCAATAACCAAGCCCACCATGCCGATGCCATCGAAGAATTACACGTATATCTGGATGGAGACGGCACTCCTTGGACCCGAACCGGCGTCGCCGACGATCCGACCCCCAGGAATCCACTGATTTTGGAATTGATGGCAACGGATCCGGCGGCCTCCATTCTATTAGGCAGACCTTGCTACTACGAAATCAGTTTGTCGCACTCATGCAACAATTCCTTATGGACTTCGCATCGCTATTCGGCCGAAGTAGTAAGCAGCATGCAAACGGCGCTTGAGAATTGGTTGTCGACCAAAAAAGTCAAAAAACTGGTGCTGATCGGTTTCAGCGGCGGAGGCACGTTGGCCACCTTACTGGCCACGCGCATCAAAAACACCTCGGCCGTGGTAACCATCGCCGCCAATCTGAACGTTAAAGCTTGGAGCGATTATCATGGCTACCTGCAACCCGCCGGCTCTTTAAATCCGATCAATGATGCGCATATTCCGGCCAGCGTACGTCAAATTCATCTGGCCGGGCTTAAAGACGACAATGTACCGGCCAAAATCATCGAGTCCTTCAGCCTAACCCAACAGAACGCCTTATATCTTGCCCAACCGGAATATGAACACGCCTGTTGTTGGATCGACATTTGGCCGATGATTTTGCAAACCTATCTGAACCAACATCCATGA
- a CDS encoding autotransporter domain-containing protein, protein MASYKQMRLLFSAGVLSGMALNAAHASGVEDIISDQRARQISRQISDNIARRVTSDIDATFTGPLTEKAKGASADRNSLLPDSLWSSFSWSRISDDADLGSSFDVDIYQTTTGIDKNIGNFYFGTTLTYAGTVSEIAPGDPFEIDGSVHSVGMTPYAAYVINKNVFLSAMSGYTYSNSNSKGAFEIPESESDAYQTEIDLNGLHVIDQWFMKGKIGTRYQHTHTKTDPFFPGGDVARINGDSWTYLVDSEIGYAFNNGIKAFTGVLFEYNNPSKDQGLADGVFYYSAGMDYSVTKKLNLGAKVQTDLSNEDIDLTTVALTARLALD, encoded by the coding sequence ATGGCAAGTTATAAACAAATGCGGTTACTGTTTTCCGCGGGGGTTCTAAGTGGAATGGCTCTCAACGCCGCCCATGCTTCGGGTGTGGAAGACATTATTTCGGATCAGCGCGCAAGACAGATTTCCCGTCAAATCAGTGATAACATCGCTCGGCGGGTAACGAGCGATATCGACGCCACCTTTACCGGGCCTTTAACCGAAAAAGCCAAGGGAGCCTCGGCGGATCGTAATTCTCTGTTACCCGACTCTTTGTGGTCGTCCTTTTCATGGTCAAGAATTAGCGATGACGCGGACCTTGGTAGTTCATTTGACGTCGACATCTACCAAACCACGACCGGCATCGACAAGAATATCGGCAATTTTTATTTCGGTACTACTTTGACTTATGCGGGGACCGTCAGCGAGATTGCTCCGGGTGACCCTTTTGAAATCGATGGTTCGGTTCATTCGGTAGGTATGACACCTTATGCCGCTTATGTGATTAACAAAAATGTGTTTTTGTCGGCCATGTCCGGTTATACCTATTCAAATAGCAACTCTAAGGGAGCTTTCGAGATTCCGGAATCTGAATCCGATGCTTACCAAACCGAGATTGATTTGAACGGTCTGCATGTGATCGATCAATGGTTCATGAAAGGTAAAATCGGTACCCGGTACCAACATACCCATACTAAAACCGATCCATTCTTCCCTGGCGGCGATGTTGCACGCATCAATGGAGACAGCTGGACCTATTTGGTGGACTCCGAAATAGGCTATGCTTTCAACAATGGCATAAAAGCCTTCACTGGCGTGTTATTCGAGTATAACAACCCATCGAAAGATCAAGGATTGGCCGATGGCGTTTTCTATTACAGCGCGGGAATGGATTATTCGGTCACCAAAAAACTGAATTTGGGTGCAAAAGTTCAGACCGATTTGTCGAATGAGGATATCGATTTGACTACCGTGGCGTTGACCGCCCGGTTGGCATTAGACTAA
- a CDS encoding autotransporter outer membrane beta-barrel domain-containing protein: MISRKHIHLSLPLWIVGLATSNIANAAPFFTCPSGDIIDLAVTTSASCPTITPTATSTPTSSHAENEQRIVSDQQTRQVFRQISSYINSRIERDINPEFFGPSMAVTRGASADGNSLLPDSLWSAFSWSRLSNDVKANGDFDANIYQTTTGVDKKFGNFYIGTTLNYAGTSVDINPNTVGGMVGSNHNVGLTPYAAYIINKNFFVSALTGYMYSNSSYRGAAPGSEMDAYQSEVDLNGLHVIDQWFMKGKAGARYIHSHTKTDPVIAGGEIVRDNQDSWTYLAEVEGGYAFKNGLRAFTGVLYEYNDSSEQNLNGVINVAGKSTFYYSAGADYSVSNKLSLGAKVQTDLNNHYVDLTTVTLTARLWFD; encoded by the coding sequence ATGATTAGCAGAAAACATATCCATTTATCGTTGCCTTTGTGGATTGTAGGTTTGGCTACAAGCAATATTGCAAACGCAGCTCCTTTTTTCACCTGCCCTAGTGGAGACATCATAGACCTTGCAGTCACTACTTCCGCATCCTGTCCTACTATAACTCCCACTGCCACGTCTACCCCGACTTCTTCGCATGCCGAGAACGAACAGCGTATCGTTTCTGACCAACAAACCCGGCAAGTATTCAGGCAAATCAGCAGTTACATCAATAGCCGAATCGAAAGAGATATTAATCCGGAGTTTTTCGGTCCTTCGATGGCGGTAACTAGAGGGGCTTCGGCGGACGGCAATTCCTTATTACCCGACTCATTATGGTCTGCTTTTTCCTGGTCTCGGCTTAGTAACGATGTCAAGGCTAATGGCGATTTTGATGCCAATATCTATCAAACCACCACGGGCGTGGATAAAAAATTCGGGAATTTTTATATAGGCACAACGTTGAACTATGCCGGTACCAGTGTCGATATTAACCCAAACACGGTTGGCGGCATGGTGGGATCTAACCATAACGTGGGTTTGACACCTTACGCGGCTTATATCATCAATAAAAATTTCTTTGTTTCCGCCTTGACGGGTTACATGTATTCAAACAGCAGCTACAGAGGCGCGGCGCCAGGGTCAGAGATGGATGCCTATCAATCCGAGGTCGATCTGAATGGGTTGCACGTTATCGACCAATGGTTCATGAAAGGTAAGGCCGGCGCTCGGTATATTCATTCGCATACGAAAACCGACCCAGTCATTGCCGGCGGGGAGATCGTAAGGGATAATCAGGATAGCTGGACCTATTTAGCCGAGGTTGAAGGCGGCTATGCTTTCAAGAACGGCCTAAGAGCGTTTACCGGTGTGCTGTACGAATATAACGATTCTTCGGAACAAAATCTGAATGGTGTGATTAATGTCGCGGGGAAGAGCACCTTTTATTACAGTGCCGGGGCCGATTATTCGGTCAGCAACAAACTCAGTCTGGGTGCAAAAGTCCAGACCGATTTGAATAATCATTACGTTGATTTGACCACGGTGACCCTGACTGCGCGTTTATGGTTTGACTAG
- a CDS encoding caspase family protein has translation MKMHVAKTSFIVILPLLSELAYAQAIDGFIADQIQNQVSRQISSGISKNLNENLLIPMLKIRNESGEVKDFSLSSDERYYNLLHQDGTVRVWDSKQGVQRPTIQPAGRRFSKVVSSSAAGIVCVGGEDGRVNVFDIPTAKPVTELAGVSGEAVVAMSVSKAENKLAAAFADGTIVVWDLNGYQNVAKLNTRHENELTRIAFTDSDKSLLIAGEGGFSEVWDLDQARKKSSLPKQSGDPLGAWESNSGDLINVDSDGNLQWLEQPGGQVRLNKKIDAGDDLVSVAVSFNANLLALSTNANQIKLFNLNGLTLAKQIATPESISHLQFINQGKQLVGADQKGVLHVWDSGMATELLKLISTDSGWTVVDNAGRFDSSEAGMPNVSWVAADKDIPIDNFSGNYYEPGLLATHLTKDAFINQPPRKVQEGITLPPDVSLTLPASGAAGDEIEVSFLMLDAGGGLGDHRLYHNGKIVDKSLLEDSSDSEVNGKAQRKVSYNVVLTAGANTFKVVAANMMGIDSQPQQQIVQVGGADTPAKLHVLTVGIDKYSDSKLNLAYSVADAKAIESTLNANSKVVFRDVVMHDLLDQNATKSSITDKLTEIAADSQNDVLVVYLAGHGIAMKGEWYFLPHETRLPISEQYISNVGVSAKQIQALLAKIPVQKVLVMIDSCYSGAGLSALQNLQNTQRHFSRALSKTVGVVVLTATRQDQEAMELTELGHGLFTYVTNNGMQGAADTSPRDQKISAHELVTYSTATIPTFSKKYSAASQEPSSFTIGDDFVLLKQ, from the coding sequence ATGAAAATGCATGTTGCAAAAACAAGCTTTATCGTTATTTTGCCTTTGTTATCGGAACTGGCATACGCGCAAGCCATAGATGGCTTTATAGCCGATCAAATCCAGAACCAAGTTTCACGCCAAATCAGTTCCGGAATTTCCAAGAATCTGAACGAAAACTTGCTGATTCCGATGCTCAAGATTCGCAACGAGTCCGGAGAGGTCAAGGACTTTAGCCTGAGTAGCGACGAGCGTTACTACAATCTGCTGCATCAGGATGGCACGGTTCGGGTTTGGGATTCCAAACAAGGCGTGCAAAGACCGACCATACAGCCGGCGGGAAGGCGGTTTAGCAAGGTCGTTTCCAGTTCGGCCGCCGGCATCGTCTGTGTCGGTGGCGAGGATGGTAGGGTCAATGTTTTCGACATTCCGACCGCTAAACCGGTCACTGAATTAGCAGGCGTTTCCGGCGAGGCCGTCGTGGCGATGTCGGTATCCAAGGCCGAGAATAAACTGGCTGCGGCCTTTGCCGACGGCACTATTGTGGTATGGGATTTAAACGGTTATCAAAATGTTGCCAAATTGAATACCCGGCATGAAAACGAGCTGACGCGGATTGCCTTTACCGATTCCGATAAATCTTTGTTGATCGCGGGCGAGGGCGGTTTTTCCGAAGTCTGGGATTTGGACCAAGCTCGGAAAAAATCTTCTCTGCCCAAGCAGTCCGGCGATCCCTTGGGGGCCTGGGAAAGCAATTCCGGTGATCTGATCAATGTGGATAGCGACGGTAATCTGCAGTGGCTTGAACAACCTGGAGGGCAGGTTCGGCTTAATAAAAAAATAGACGCTGGAGACGATTTGGTTTCCGTTGCGGTTAGTTTTAATGCCAATTTACTGGCGCTGTCGACCAATGCCAATCAAATCAAATTATTCAATCTCAACGGCTTAACCCTAGCCAAGCAAATTGCAACTCCAGAATCTATTTCGCATCTGCAATTCATCAATCAAGGCAAGCAGTTAGTGGGCGCGGATCAGAAAGGCGTTCTGCACGTTTGGGATAGCGGCATGGCTACCGAGCTGTTGAAATTGATCTCGACCGATAGTGGCTGGACCGTGGTCGATAATGCCGGACGGTTTGACAGTTCCGAAGCGGGAATGCCAAATGTATCCTGGGTGGCGGCGGACAAGGATATCCCCATCGATAACTTTTCCGGAAACTATTACGAGCCGGGTTTGTTGGCGACCCATTTGACTAAGGACGCCTTTATCAACCAACCGCCGCGTAAAGTGCAGGAGGGTATCACGCTTCCGCCGGATGTCAGTTTGACTCTGCCTGCTAGCGGGGCGGCGGGTGACGAAATCGAAGTGTCTTTCCTGATGCTGGACGCCGGAGGCGGGTTAGGCGATCACCGTTTGTACCATAATGGTAAAATCGTCGACAAAAGCCTGTTGGAGGATAGCAGCGACAGTGAAGTCAACGGCAAGGCCCAGCGTAAAGTCAGTTATAACGTCGTACTTACGGCCGGAGCCAACACCTTCAAAGTGGTCGCCGCCAATATGATGGGGATAGACAGCCAACCCCAGCAACAAATTGTGCAGGTCGGCGGTGCCGATACGCCGGCTAAATTGCACGTGCTGACGGTCGGTATCGACAAGTATTCCGACAGCAAGCTGAATCTGGCCTACAGCGTGGCGGATGCCAAGGCGATTGAGTCGACCTTGAACGCAAACAGTAAAGTGGTGTTTCGCGATGTGGTTATGCATGATTTATTGGATCAAAATGCCACCAAAAGCTCGATTACCGACAAGTTGACCGAAATAGCGGCGGATTCGCAGAATGATGTGTTGGTCGTTTATCTGGCCGGACATGGGATTGCGATGAAAGGTGAGTGGTATTTTCTGCCCCACGAAACCCGGTTGCCGATCAGCGAGCAGTACATCAGCAATGTCGGTGTTTCGGCTAAGCAGATTCAGGCTTTACTGGCTAAAATACCAGTTCAGAAAGTGCTGGTGATGATCGATTCCTGTTATTCCGGGGCGGGCTTGAGTGCATTGCAAAACCTGCAAAATACCCAGCGCCATTTCAGTCGGGCGTTGAGTAAAACGGTCGGAGTCGTGGTATTGACCGCTACCCGTCAAGATCAGGAAGCAATGGAATTGACCGAACTGGGGCATGGTTTGTTCACTTATGTAACCAATAATGGTATGCAGGGCGCGGCCGACACGTCTCCTCGCGATCAAAAAATCAGCGCGCATGAGCTGGTGACATATTCGACGGCGACCATTCCGACCTTTTCCAAAAAGTATTCGGCCGCATCGCAAGAGCCATCCTCGTTTACCATTGGCGACGACTTTGTTTTATTGAAACAATAA
- a CDS encoding OmpA family protein, with the protein MGFQQRNSLFIVPLLLLLSNAQAQQHEENFGKSTPSQEQIIDLFKSGEADSEVTPGVKTRGLNIIDSGKSKPKHKPVTPAMEEKAISMEILFDYNSATLTAEAKQQLGPVGMALASDDLKGLNFRIEGHTDAIGSDQYNIDLSRQRAEAVKQFLTEQYGLAGVSIEIVGKGKNDLADKDNPTSEANRRVRIVRLGK; encoded by the coding sequence ATGGGTTTTCAACAACGAAACAGTTTGTTTATAGTGCCGTTGCTATTGCTTCTGTCGAATGCGCAAGCACAACAACATGAAGAAAACTTCGGCAAGAGTACGCCGAGTCAGGAACAAATCATCGACTTGTTTAAATCCGGCGAGGCTGACTCGGAAGTAACGCCGGGGGTTAAAACTCGCGGCCTGAATATCATCGACAGCGGCAAATCGAAACCGAAACATAAACCGGTTACGCCGGCGATGGAAGAAAAAGCCATTTCGATGGAAATTCTGTTTGATTACAATTCGGCAACCTTGACCGCCGAGGCTAAGCAGCAGTTGGGACCGGTTGGGATGGCCTTGGCCTCCGACGATTTAAAAGGCTTGAATTTCAGAATCGAGGGCCATACCGATGCCATCGGCAGCGATCAGTATAATATCGACTTATCTCGCCAGCGCGCGGAAGCGGTCAAGCAGTTTTTGACCGAGCAATATGGACTGGCCGGTGTTTCGATTGAGATTGTCGGTAAAGGCAAAAATGATCTGGCCGACAAGGACAATCCGACCAGCGAAGCCAACCGGCGGGTCCGAATCGTTCGGTTGGGCAAATGA
- a CDS encoding serine/threonine-protein kinase, protein MTDDDKTHLQQDNKTVATGFNPNRPTATVAPHGQSPVVHSVGKDSALAMDAEKTRMTTGPGVVTPAPANPVAQPTSYPTQLITPSGQTASLAVGDVLKGRFEIVEALGEGGMGMVFKAIDARKLEAKSRNPYVAIKVLSPALAQNAVLIAGLQRECEKAQELSHPNIITVYDFDRDGDFVFMSMEYLAGQPLSKIIRQSAVSGGLKLERAWPIIRKMGEALVYAHKKHIVHSDFKPANVFVTDNDDVKVLDFGIASRLGQTEADETIFDARAEGGLTPPYASFEMLNGSRADPRDDIYAFGLVVYELLSGKHPYDRKPASKVFLEQRSGQQAMPKPVAGLNRKQWQLLKSAIEILQEQRPMRLDEWLELFEPNNQPKWAYGVTGGLLLLLLGGGGFYYLQSQSRPDRPVEAQSPPVAPAEVARPQVENSVIPAEPPLANAGDNLNAIVGQTVVLNGGQSRSRDGGPLKYAWRIITRPADSKAALTDADSATPRFIPDQAGNYTAELSVTDTGNQLSQPVTVSINVDQAMPSAPEIEAVLHESTSRDGVLYLAASKPKYLIGDQLALNFRVAKAGYLRVAYLSSMGEISELLPNKYQPGKVKPGVEYRIPPKAQSFKLQVTGPAGIDRIVAVFSESPIAKVKNIATAEGTLVNELQDLAASSVMVQYDVLNKQ, encoded by the coding sequence GTGACGGACGACGATAAAACGCATTTGCAGCAAGACAACAAGACAGTAGCGACCGGGTTTAATCCAAACCGCCCAACAGCCACTGTCGCGCCACATGGTCAATCTCCCGTCGTCCATTCGGTCGGCAAGGATAGCGCCTTAGCCATGGATGCCGAAAAAACCAGGATGACTACCGGGCCGGGTGTGGTAACCCCCGCACCTGCCAATCCGGTAGCACAACCAACCAGCTATCCGACTCAATTGATTACGCCGTCGGGCCAAACCGCATCGTTGGCGGTTGGCGATGTGTTGAAAGGCCGCTTCGAAATCGTGGAGGCGCTTGGCGAGGGCGGAATGGGGATGGTGTTCAAGGCGATCGATGCGCGCAAGTTGGAAGCGAAGTCTCGAAATCCCTATGTCGCGATCAAGGTTTTGAGTCCGGCGTTAGCCCAAAACGCCGTGTTGATTGCCGGTCTGCAGCGCGAGTGCGAAAAAGCCCAGGAATTGTCGCATCCCAATATCATCACCGTATATGACTTCGACAGGGATGGCGATTTTGTCTTTATGTCTATGGAATATCTGGCGGGACAACCGTTATCTAAAATCATTCGGCAATCCGCGGTATCAGGCGGTCTCAAACTGGAACGGGCCTGGCCCATTATTCGGAAAATGGGCGAAGCCCTGGTTTACGCGCACAAAAAACATATTGTTCACAGCGATTTCAAGCCGGCCAATGTGTTTGTCACCGATAACGATGACGTCAAGGTGTTGGATTTCGGCATTGCGTCCCGGCTCGGTCAAACCGAGGCGGACGAAACCATTTTTGATGCCCGCGCCGAAGGTGGTTTGACACCACCCTATGCCAGTTTCGAAATGCTGAACGGTTCCAGGGCCGATCCACGCGACGATATCTATGCCTTCGGCTTGGTGGTTTATGAGTTGTTGAGCGGCAAGCATCCCTACGATCGTAAGCCGGCCTCCAAGGTGTTTCTGGAGCAGCGTAGCGGCCAGCAGGCGATGCCGAAGCCGGTGGCGGGACTCAACCGGAAACAATGGCAGCTGTTGAAATCGGCGATCGAGATCTTGCAAGAGCAACGGCCCATGCGTTTGGACGAATGGCTGGAACTGTTCGAACCGAATAATCAACCGAAATGGGCTTATGGGGTGACGGGTGGCTTGTTACTACTGCTGCTGGGTGGCGGCGGCTTTTATTATTTACAGTCACAATCACGGCCGGATCGCCCTGTTGAAGCTCAATCGCCGCCGGTAGCACCAGCTGAGGTAGCGCGGCCGCAAGTTGAAAACTCGGTAATACCCGCCGAACCGCCCCTGGCAAATGCGGGTGACAATCTCAACGCAATCGTAGGCCAGACTGTGGTATTAAACGGCGGCCAGTCCCGCTCGCGCGATGGCGGCCCGTTAAAATATGCATGGCGCATTATTACGCGCCCGGCCGATAGCAAAGCCGCCTTAACCGACGCCGATAGCGCGACCCCACGTTTCATTCCGGACCAAGCCGGCAATTACACGGCCGAGTTGAGTGTGACCGATACCGGCAACCAATTGTCGCAGCCGGTTACGGTATCAATCAATGTCGATCAAGCGATGCCGTCGGCGCCCGAGATAGAGGCGGTGCTGCATGAATCGACCAGTAGAGACGGGGTGCTCTATTTGGCCGCCAGTAAACCTAAATACCTTATTGGCGACCAACTCGCGCTGAATTTTCGAGTTGCCAAAGCTGGTTACTTGCGGGTGGCTTATTTGAGTAGCATGGGGGAGATCAGTGAATTGCTGCCTAACAAGTATCAACCGGGTAAAGTCAAGCCGGGCGTGGAATACCGGATACCGCCCAAGGCGCAGTCATTCAAATTACAAGTGACGGGTCCCGCTGGGATAGACCGGATCGTGGCGGTTTTCAGTGAATCGCCGATAGCCAAAGTCAAAAATATTGCGACCGCGGAGGGAACGCTGGTCAACGAGTTGCAGGATTTGGCCGCATCCTCCGTCATGGTTCAATACGATGTGTTGAACAAGCAATAG
- a CDS encoding DUF2835 domain-containing protein, whose translation MSDNQFIRFSMNISYDQYLAFYQGIAKTVSVIADDGRRIVFPAGNIRRFLTKAGIQGYFEMELTPQRKFVGIKKLA comes from the coding sequence ATGTCCGATAATCAATTCATCCGCTTCAGCATGAACATCAGTTACGACCAGTACCTGGCGTTTTATCAGGGTATCGCCAAGACCGTATCGGTGATTGCGGACGATGGCCGCCGTATCGTCTTTCCGGCCGGCAACATTCGGCGTTTTTTAACCAAAGCCGGCATACAAGGTTATTTCGAAATGGAACTGACTCCGCAACGCAAGTTTGTCGGCATCAAGAAATTGGCTTGA